Within the Salvia hispanica cultivar TCC Black 2014 chromosome 4, UniMelb_Shisp_WGS_1.0, whole genome shotgun sequence genome, the region gggtgtattaattggagagagaaagtttccaaaataggaaatgtgtcatcttagttgggacaaactaaaaaggaaaacgtgtcctcttaagcgggacgggggagtatatatttaagtatttgaattaatatttgaattagaATGAAAAGAAAGATTCAAATTAAGATTAAACATAGGAGTGTGATcaattattaacttttttaagttgctaacttggtaactcatcaatgcagtgtattaaaaatatcaacacgatgacattaaaatgtcaatatataattttgttgaacttcaatataatgtgctgatattatatgttgacatttcgatgtcaccgtgttgacatttttaatacactatattgatgAATTACCacagttagcaatttaaatagttagcaatataacacacccCAACATGCATACGAGTGTTAGAGAATTAAATTAGAGATTTTATGAAAAGCacttaaaattttcttcttatcATTGTAACATGTAACTTGTAAGTAtcgatttcttttattttatttttggagatAGATTCTTTTGTAGTCCTCAGTATATATGAAGATATATGATACCTTTGACTTTGAAGTAGTTGACAATCACCTCATTAAAGGTGCTGATGTTCATTGCTTAATTTTGGGATATGATTTAAGCCTAATGAACTAACTGCCTTCTGACTTTGAAAGTGAGTagactctataaatatagaGTAATAAGTAAAAGTAAATGCACAAAACATTCACCCCTCGTTTTCTCTCCTTCTCTTTCTGCTTCCCTCCGCCGTTCCACCGCCGTCTCAGTCATCGTTCTCTGCTATGGCCACCTACGCTCTGCATCCCGACTCCTCCTCTCCTTCCCTCTTTTCTCAGCGCGCTCTCggtaatatatatagtataactGCATACATGCACACTATATACTTGTATATCTAtgtagaaaaattataaatgcgCCTTTACAAATTGCAGGATTTAGAATTAAGTTGAGGTAATATTTCATGTTTGAGCAAAAAGAGAATTAAGTAGTTTGTGTTACGACCATAATTGTTATGTATCGTGATGGTTCCCTATTGTTTTTTGCAGAAAATCGGGACAGAGAGATGGCGAAAAACGGGGTTTCATCAATGGAGGGAAATCAAAGTATGTTGAGCATTCTATTGTTTCCATGGTTGGGACATGGACATGTATCCCCTTTTCTTCAACTAGCCAAGAATCTCTCTAAGAGAaacttcaaaatatacttttgtTCAACACCTGTCAGTCTCGAGCCAGTCAGAGGAGATCTTGCAAGGAGCTCAGATGGCGCCACGATCCATCTAGTCGAGCTTCATCTGCCATCATCACCCGAGCTTCCACCAGAGTACCACACCACGAAAAACATACCACCAAATCTCATTCCCAAACTCTTTGAGGCCTTTAGCCAGTCAAAATCCAATTTCTCTACCATACTTTCCTCCTTAAAACCTGATATGGTGATATACGACAGGTTTCAGACATGGGCAGCCACCGCCTCCTTGTCTCTAGGCATTCCTGCCGTTCATTTTGCACCTGGAGCAGCTGCAGTGCATTCATTTTACTACCACCTCGCGGAAATAACGGACTCACCTTTCCCTTATGATGCATTGTATCTTCAAGACTATGAAGAAAAGCCCCCTGCCAATGCAGTCATGTCAAAGGTCATTAAGGAAGATGGTCAACATTCTAGATATGGCCATTTCAAGCTATCTCAAGACATTATCTTGGTAAAGACAAGCAGGAGTTTCGAAGGGAAGTACATTGACTACTTATCTGGCTTGCTGCAGAAAAAAATCGTCTCTGTTGGTCCACTTATTGTACGAGCAACGGGTGAGGATGATGATTCAGGGATCCTGCAATGGCTGAGCAGCAAAAGCCGGTTCTCGACTGTTTTCATCTCTTGTGGGAGTGAGAACTACTTGTCCAAGGATCAGATGCAAGAGGTAGCTAAGGGGCTGGAGATTTCCAAGGTGAACTTCATATGGGTTGTGAGGTTCCCTCAAGGGGAGAGAATTTCTCTAGATGAGATGCTGCCAAAGGGATTTCTCGAACGAGTGGGAGAGAGAGGCCTGATTGTTCAAGGATGGGCACCACAGGATGGCATTCTAGCACATCCTAGCACTGGTGCTTTTGTTAGTCATTGTGGTTGGAACTCAACACTCGAGAGCATTCATTTTGGTGTGCCGGTCATAAGCATGCCTTTCAAGCTCGACCAGCCACTGAATGCCAGGTTAATGGTGGAGGCTGGTGTGGCTGTGGAGGTGGTAAGGGATGGAAGTGGAAATTTCAGTAGCCAAGAGTTTGCCAACGCAATCAAGAAGGTGATTGTTGAGGAAACGGGCCAAGAAATGAGGGAGAAGGCTGCAGAACTGagtgagaaaatgaaaaacgaaGATGAACGTGTGACGAATGAAGCAGCAGAGGAACTGAGGAAAATTTGTATGGAGCATAAGCAGAAGAAGTAGTAACACCTTCTCTAACAAGCACATGGAGTGAGCTTCATATCAatgttatcaaataaatttaatgaataaaaccATCTGCCTTCGCAAAATGAGAGCTCTGCAAACACAAGCTAAAATTAAGGTCTATAACAATAGACCAATCCAGTCATACTGAATCACAATTAACTAATCAAAGACTATAACAATAGACCAATCCAGTCATATCTACTTATATAATTTACTTACGAACTCAATCCCAATTAAGAAGCCTAATAGCCTACCACATAGTATCAGTTAGCaaccaaattttcaaaatcaatttatgtTCAATAATTCAGTATAATAAATCAAGTGAAGTTAGTATGTCTTGCCTTAGCATATCAATGGAGCTGTGTTCATCACTTCCAAGCCTCAATGTCGCTGTGAATGTCATCACCTTCTCATCATTAACATCGATCCTCGACTCCATAACTTCATCCTGATGCCTCTCGAGAACCCTCAGTATGTCGAGCACTGCAAACGCTGCAGAATTGAAGATGTTAACGTTGATAGAGTAGTGATTTGTGCATTTTAATAGAGTAGACCTTTCCACCTTGTGCAGTTTTTGATTGAATCACGTATATTCACACAAAGAGAAACAATCAGTTCAGATGATCAAACAGAAATCATAACAAATCGAgcaataatattctaaaacaaTAGCACATagctaaaattcaaaatacatCAGCAGAATTTACACTGATTCAATTGAATTAGACACCAAAACagtatgaaaattaaaagtacaATTCAATCCAAATTATCCTTCCGTCTAATCAGCATAAATCAAACTCGTTAACAGCAACAATCACATGTACCGATTCAACAATCCGGAgagaaaaggagagagaaatcACCTTATGCGCCGCAAGCAGGGAAGGAACGCTGCCACGATTGCAGAATCACTGTATCCCTCCATAATTCCTAGAAACAAATCTTCCAGTTACTCTGCtttaattttcagattttctcaatttccactGTTTTCGTTCGCTCGCTTTGAAAATCAGATCTATTTCTGGCCCATTTTGGCGGGGTTTATGTTTTTCCTAAGAGAGGA harbors:
- the LOC125224121 gene encoding beta-D-glucosyl crocetin beta-1,6-glucosyltransferase-like, whose protein sequence is MEGNQSMLSILLFPWLGHGHVSPFLQLAKNLSKRNFKIYFCSTPVSLEPVRGDLARSSDGATIHLVELHLPSSPELPPEYHTTKNIPPNLIPKLFEAFSQSKSNFSTILSSLKPDMVIYDRFQTWAATASLSLGIPAVHFAPGAAAVHSFYYHLAEITDSPFPYDALYLQDYEEKPPANAVMSKVIKEDGQHSRYGHFKLSQDIILVKTSRSFEGKYIDYLSGLLQKKIVSVGPLIVRATGEDDDSGILQWLSSKSRFSTVFISCGSENYLSKDQMQEVAKGLEISKVNFIWVVRFPQGERISLDEMLPKGFLERVGERGLIVQGWAPQDGILAHPSTGAFVSHCGWNSTLESIHFGVPVISMPFKLDQPLNARLMVEAGVAVEVVRDGSGNFSSQEFANAIKKVIVEETGQEMREKAAELSEKMKNEDERVTNEAAEELRKICMEHKQKK